The genomic window GTTGTTGCTCAGTGGAAGGATAGCCGCCATGCCACGCTCGGCGTTGGGTGCATGGACTGCCATGAGGCCAAAAAAGGTGACCCCGATGCCTGGGAGCACGAGGAATCGATGGTCGCGGTTATCCCAACGCCCAAGGATTGCGCCAGGTGTCATGAGGCGCAAGTCAAGGAGTTTGACGCCAGCGCCCATGCCCGGGCAGCCGAGTCCATCGGCAACCTTGACAGTTTTCGTGGCGTGGCCGCCGGGATGTCTGCGGCTATCGGTGGTTGTCAGAAGTGCCACGGCAACAAGGTGAGGAAGCTCAAGGATGGCCGAATTCATCCTGCCACCTGGCCCAACACCGGCGTGGGGCGAATCAACCTCGATGGCAGCAAAGGCAATTGCGCCTCCTGTCATTCGAGGCATCAGTTCTCCGTCGCCCAGGCACGCCAGCCCGAGAGTTGCGCCAAGTGCCATACGGGCATCGTGCATCCGCAGGTGGAGGGGTATGACGACTCCAAACATGGCCTGACTTACCGGATGCGTTCTGGCGAGATGAACCTGAAAAGCGCCAAATGGGTTGCCGGAAAAGACTATAGCGCCGCTCCGACCTGCGCGACCTGTCACATGAGCGCAACTAAAAGCCTGCCCGTTACGCATGACGTCGGGTTGCGCGTCGCCAGGGCCCATCGCCCGGTTATTTCAAAAAAGCTCAAAAATGCCGACAGAAAGCGCAAAAATATGTTCAGCGCCTGCGGCGCCTGCCATGGGCCCGACTATGTAAAAGCCTTTTTCGCGCAGTCCGACCACATCCTCAACGCCTATAACAACAAGTATGCCGTTCCGGCGGAGAAGATCATGGTAGCGCTCAGAAAAGAGGGGAAAATCACCCCCGAGCCCTTTGATGAAAAAATAGAGTGGACTTTTTTCGGTCTCTGGCATGGCGAGGGTCGCGATCCTCAAAAGGTGGCCCAAAACTTCAAGTTCGATTTTCTCGGCGAGGCAGAAAGGCTATCGCCGGGCATCGCGAAACGCATCGTGAAGGGCCCGTAACTCGTTAGTGGAGCGGGTGATGAATTTCACTCGTTATATAAATAGAGTCGAGTAAGTGTATTTTGGAATAGGGGAGGGCATGGTGCCCTCCCTTTTCCTTTTGTTACAGAAGAATATTGGTAAAAAAGCCTGGGTTGTGAACGCGGGGCGGCGGGTTGGAGATGCCCCCTGAAATGTTAGAATCACGGCGATGTCTTTTTTACGGGGGATTGCTTGTGGTGGAGAAAAGAGCCCGAATCCTGGTGGCCAAGCCCGGTCTTGACGGCCATGATCGCGGAGCCAAGGTTGTTGCTCGCGCTCTGCGGGACGCCGGGATGGAAGTAATATACACGGGGATTCGTCAGACCCCCGAGCAGATAGCCGCCACCGTTCTCCAAGAGGATGTGGACGGGGTGGGGCTCTCCATCCTCTCGGGGGCCCACAATTTTCTTTTCTCGAAGATCAGAGAATTGCTCGACGCCCAGAAAATGGACGATGTCATTCTGTTTGGTGGCGGAATAATTCCTGAAGAGGATATTGTCTCGCTCAAAGGTAGCGGCGTATCAGAGATTTTTACGCCAGGAACCCCGCTCGATACGATTGTTGCTTATGTACAAAAAGCTGTTAGCGAAAAATGGGCTCGCGAGAAAATTTAAAGTGAAGCGCTTCGCTTTACTTGTTAGCTTCATCCTCCTTTTTTTTCTCGCCGGATGTGCAACGAAGGGTGAGTCGCCGTCCTCTGCTCTCAAGGAGGCGAAGTCGTCTGCGGCCAAGAAAAATGTTTCGCGCCAAAGCAAAGCGGCCATCGGATTCTACAATTTGGGGCGCGAGAAGATGAAGCGTGGGGATTTTTCCGCCGCTGCCCTCCTCTTGGAAAAATCGGTGGTCAAAGACCCTAAGCTTTTTCCGGCTCATGCCGCCCTGGGGCGGTCTTATGAGAAACTTGGAAAAATAAAAAAGGCCCGAGCCTCATTCCGCCTTGCCCTGACAATTCGGCCAGGTCATGCGGAAAGCCGAATCGCGCTCGGGAGAATGGCTTTTACCAAGGGCGAGGTTGAGCGCGCGCTCTTTCATCTCGAAAAGGCGGTTGAGAGCAAACCGGATTCATTTATTGCCCAATATCGCCTGGGCTTGATTCGCCGCCGCCGAGGGCAGGTTTCGCTGGCGATTCATCACTTTAAGCGAGCCATGCGAATTTCGCCTGGCCATCAGGCAGCCCGCTATTGGCTTTGGCTAAGCCTCACCGAGCGCGGCGGCGCGCAGGCGCGTGAAGTCGAATTGGGCCGGGCGATAGTCGAGTCGGGGAGCGATACCCCGATTCGCTACTATCAGGGCCGGGCGGCGAAGTATTTTAGGCGCGGGCATATTGGCAAGGCTCTTGTAGCCATACAGAATGCTGTGGATGTGAATCCCAACTGGCGGGACAAAAAGTGGCGGAGTGTCCTGAACGATATGGCCCGCTACCGTAGGGCCAAGAAAAAATAGCTTTTATTTATGGCAATACGCTCCTCGGGCAAATTGACCAATTTCCCCGGGGGTCCTTATACTTCCTCGCTGCTCGGATTTTCCTGGTGTTGGAAGTTTTTTGAAAAATGGAGTGTTTTAATGAGGCGCCAAATTTTTTTGATGGCATTAATGGCAAGTATGGTTTTCGTGACCGCCTGCTCCCGCCCGCCCATTGAGCGGGCCTTGAAGCGAGAATTGCTTCCGAGCGAGGCGAATATCGTGGTGACCAACCATTGTCAGGGTTGTCATATCCATGCGGATTTTTTGGCTGATGCGCACATGGTTCGGGTAATAACGAAATATCCGGAAGGAAGCGCTTTTAGAGAGGCGAAGGAGTGTCTCGAATGTCATAACCTGCGCCTTAAAAGTTTGTTCCGCGATGAGAGGCGAAGCACGCAAAGACCGCATGGTCAGATTGTCAAGATGAGTAAAATTCCGTTGCCACAAAAAAAGCCCGTTCAGAAAAGTATGAAGAAAAAGGCCGAGAAGAAAAAAGAAAAAAAGTGGTACTTCTTCTATCTCTTTTGAGCCGGATCCAGCCAGTCGCGCAAGCCGTCTCCCAGGATATTTAGCGACATCACTGTCAGTGCGAGTGCAATTCCCGGAAAGAGCGTCAGGTGGGGGGCGATGAGTAAAAAGTCTCTTCCCTCGGCCAGCATGGCGCCCCAACTCGGATCCGGTGGCTGAACCCCGAGCCCCAGGAACGAGAGCCCTGCCTCCGCCACTATGGCGCCAGCCATGCCGAAGCTTGCCTCGACGATGACGGGAGAGATCACATTAGCGAGAATATGCCTGACGACCACCCGGATGGGGCTGGCCCCAGTGGCGCGCGCCGCGACGACATATTCGCGCTCCCGGAGCGAGAGCACCTGCGCACGTACAAGGCGCGCATAGCCTACCCAGCCGAACGC from Nitrospinaceae bacterium includes these protein-coding regions:
- a CDS encoding cobalamin B12-binding domain-containing protein, with the protein product MLVVEKRARILVAKPGLDGHDRGAKVVARALRDAGMEVIYTGIRQTPEQIAATVLQEDVDGVGLSILSGAHNFLFSKIRELLDAQKMDDVILFGGGIIPEEDIVSLKGSGVSEIFTPGTPLDTIVAYVQKAVSEKWAREKI
- a CDS encoding tetratricopeptide repeat protein, yielding MKRFALLVSFILLFFLAGCATKGESPSSALKEAKSSAAKKNVSRQSKAAIGFYNLGREKMKRGDFSAAALLLEKSVVKDPKLFPAHAALGRSYEKLGKIKKARASFRLALTIRPGHAESRIALGRMAFTKGEVERALFHLEKAVESKPDSFIAQYRLGLIRRRRGQVSLAIHHFKRAMRISPGHQAARYWLWLSLTERGGAQAREVELGRAIVESGSDTPIRYYQGRAAKYFRRGHIGKALVAIQNAVDVNPNWRDKKWRSVLNDMARYRRAKKK